A window of Zingiber officinale cultivar Zhangliang chromosome 5A, Zo_v1.1, whole genome shotgun sequence contains these coding sequences:
- the LOC121983271 gene encoding signaling peptide TAXIMIN 1 — MCCDCDCECRPLGWLLGLPFAFLSLLLSIVGVLIWIVGLLLSCICPCCLCVTILVELAIELIKAPLHVMRWFTSQIPC; from the exons ATGTGCTGCGACTGCGACTGCGAGTGCCGGCCGCTGGGTTGGCTGCTCGGCCTCCCCTTCGCCTtcctctccctcctcctctccatcgTCGGCGTCCTCATCTGGATCGTCGG GTTGCTGCTCTCGTGCATCTGCCCCTGCTGCCTCTGCGTCACCATCCTGGTGGAATTGGCAATCGAACTCATCAAGGCACCTCTCCATGTCATGAGGTGGTTCACCTCCCAGATCCCTTGCTAG